The region ACCGGAGCGGGGGCCCAGTCAATCCCCACAGGCTCAGGGTGACGCAGGAAAGCCGTCGTCCACCTGTTTGATCTCGTAGTGCAGCGCGTACTGGTCGCAGCACTGACCGCTCTGGTTTTCCGGGCACGCGGGAACCGCCGGCCGGTTTGCCAACCACATGAAGTAGTTGGGATGCACGCTCATCATCAGATAGTAGGTACTCCCCGGCGTGCACGCCACATCGATCGGAACATTGAGGCTCGTACCCCCGCCCAGCGTGGTCCAGTAGGCACGGCTGCTGAAGTAATTCTCGAACCCGTCTATCTCGCAGTACGAGTTGACGTTGTCCGACCAGCAGTACCTGACCAGGTGCTCGTCCAGGCTGATGTTCGAATTCTCCTGCCGTTTGCCCTCCTGGGTCATCAGGACGGCACGAGCGCGAGGCTCTGCAGGACATCCGTCGGCCAGGGCAATTCGAAGAAGTGGATGTCGCCCATGGTTCGCTTCTTCGGGTCCTTGTCCCCGGGCGCGAAGGGCCGGATCGAGCCTTGGGCGATGAGCGTGAGGGAGTCGCTCGCGCTGCGCAGGGCCCGACTGAGTCGCGGGACGCCGAAGCCGTACCGCCGCACGAGCATCTCGCGCTCGCGCTTGCCACCGGCACCACGAAGGTGCCCCTGCATGGCCCGGGTCCACTCTGCTGAGTGCACAATCAGGCCGCGGACAGCTTCGGGCCAGAGGTCTGGATACTGGGCCTTGATGGTCGCAGCCATCCGTGCAGCCTGGGCCGTGGCAGCACTGGTCGCGTAGGAAACGACGAACGGCTTTTCGGCAGGCTTGAAGTGGGTGGACAGGAGACAGAGATCGGCGCAGGGGAAGTCCACCTCGTCCTTGCTGTTGCGCACGACGTTTCCCCCCTCGAAAACCACGTCGGGCTTCAGGGGCCACTGTTTGGCGAACGTGACCGACGTGGTGCTCCACGGAGATAGGTCGCCAGCCGCCGCGACGGGCTCCCATCCCTGCCAAGACGCATCCTGGATGGAGATCCGCTCGGTGAATGCGCCGACGGTTAGGGCATTCCACGCCTGCGCCGGGTCGTGCACGGGGTCTGTGTCGCTCTGGTCGAGATGGGCGACTGCGAGCGAGTTCCCATCGACATTGCCGGCGCTGACGACGAAGAGACGCCAATGGTGGTCATCGCCGTCGTCATCGAGATAGACCAAACCCTGTGTCGTCTGGTCGAACACGCGACCCGCCGCCAACGCATCGACGGCAGAAGACCACGAAGTCGGCTTGCCTCGGTCCCGTTTGTCGGTGGCAGTGACGGCCATCGCGAAGCAGCGGGCTCGGTCGGGTGCCTGGACTTCGACGCGGCTTGCGGCTTCAGCGGTGATGGTTCCGTAGAGTTCTGGTGGGTTTGCTCCGTTTGGTGGCAGGATCTTCACGGATTCGAGGCGGTGCTGGAGATGCACCGGCTCAGATCCAGCGAGAACAGGAGTGAGGTCGCCATAGAGGGCCAACCCCGCCATCTGCGTTCCGTGCCCCATCATGTCGGGACCGCCTCCGTCGTCGTGATGGCCCCACGTCGGATCAACTGCCGTGCAGTCTTCGGCAGCCACCGCGACCTCGAGGAGCGGATGGCCGCGGTTCACACCCGTGTCGAGAATGCACGCAGCCGGCGCGTCGCCGCCCGGCGACGTCACGCGCGCAAGTAGCTCCTTCGCCCAGTCGGCCTGTTCGTCGGGGCCCATGTCCACGAACACGGCTGCCGTCTCCTTCGCGCGCTGGACCTCCGCAACGTCGTTGAGCACGTCGATGGAGCTGGCGAGTTCGTTCGGCGTTGCCTTTACGAGTGTCACGATGCGTTCATCGAACTGAAGACGCCGCTCGCTCACGTCGAGCTTCTGGAGCAATGCAAACTCCATCAAACGCGCGAGTTCGTTGCCGTCGTGCCGGCGCAGCCACACTTCCCACCAGATGCTCTCGTTCTCAGCCGGGGTAGGCGTCCGGAGCGTCTGTCCACAGGCCGCGTAGGGTCGCGAGACGCAGGGTCGCGACCGGATCGATCATCTCCTCGTGGCGGCGCTCGCCTTTCTTCTTCGGC is a window of Pseudomonadota bacterium DNA encoding:
- a CDS encoding S8 family peptidase, translated to MWLRRHDGNELARLMEFALLQKLDVSERRLQFDERIVTLVKATPNELASSIDVLNDVAEVQRAKETAAVFVDMGPDEQADWAKELLARVTSPGGDAPAACILDTGVNRGHPLLEVAVAAEDCTAVDPTWGHHDDGGGPDMMGHGTQMAGLALYGDLTPVLAGSEPVHLQHRLESVKILPPNGANPPELYGTITAEAASRVEVQAPDRARCFAMAVTATDKRDRGKPTSWSSAVDALAAGRVFDQTTQGLVYLDDDGDDHHWRLFVVSAGNVDGNSLAVAHLDQSDTDPVHDPAQAWNALTVGAFTERISIQDASWQGWEPVAAAGDLSPWSTTSVTFAKQWPLKPDVVFEGGNVVRNSKDEVDFPCADLCLLSTHFKPAEKPFVVSYATSAATAQAARMAATIKAQYPDLWPEAVRGLIVHSAEWTRAMQGHLRGAGGKREREMLVRRYGFGVPRLSRALRSASDSLTLIAQGSIRPFAPGDKDPKKRTMGDIHFFELPWPTDVLQSLALVPS